AGCGTTCGTTATATAACCCCCTCAGATATAATCAATTGCTTCGATTTGGGAATTGGGGAGACACCACAGGAAATATCATATAATTCCCCTTCTTTCTTGGATtatttgctctttttttggcaaattgcaGATCGATACGGCGCGCGTTTcgtttgggttttttgtttttttcggatCGATTTCGTTGAAAATGAAGAATTAAAACAGATGATCGGCAGAAGGGAACAACAAACACCGTGAAAATTTCGTTCGATTTGCGGTTACGGGATTCGGATTCTGCCCAATTTAatttctattttctatttggCTATTTGCTAATTCGTTGATCGTTCGCGCTGGCCGCTGATCGTTCGCGATATGTTTGCCTTCGATGTATGCTACTAAGTGAGgagccagccagagccagagccagagcgatGCAGACAGAGGAAATTATTGTTAGCCAAAATCGAGAGCCGAATCGAAATGGCCAAGATACAGATTTATCTGCATTCGTGTGGGTTGCGGGGAGATACAGatctcagagagagagagaaagagatctCCTGAATGGGAGAGTGGTCGAAAGTGGGCGAAAGTGGTGGAAAGTGGGGGGAAAGTGGGTGGAAAGTGGGCAAGTGGCGGCTGCTAATGATGCTGCTGACTCTTAGGGttaccgtaccgtaccgtaccctTCCTCTGGCTATGCTCCTGGCCCACTTCTGGCATTGTTTACACCTTCGATTCTTGTGATTTGTGGGCGCACCTTGaaatgctgccactgcctaTACATATCTGCTACAGTtgctcactcactcactcacggCAGCCGATCTCAAGGTGTCTGTCTATACctattatgtatatatatatacatgtatatgcatatacctatatagatagatatgtAGGTATATATACTTCTACGTGTATATCTTCGTATATTCGTATATGTTTGGATGCCTGGCATATTTCTGCGCTGCCCCCAGATCTTTATAGATTGCTGAGCAATACTTTGGGGCTGGGTCGCTGATGACTGTCTTTTACCTATAGATATGATGGTATTTATTGTTATGGCGATCTGTCATGCCAGATCCATCTACttaaccatccatccatccatctatccaacGCATCTGTCCCTCCCATCCTATCACATAGATCTTGCGGATTTAGTCTGTGACTCAAGGGTGACTGCGCGGACTACCCATCGCTAGATTGGCTAAAATTAAACGTCTGTCATCTTGGCCCAACTAACAAATCTGTTTTTAAACGTATTCTCACAGGTGTACGACACAAGTTGGCTCATTAAAATTATTAGCAAACTTGTAACTCATCTGTCtgctcgtacatacatatcataTGGGGATATACCATATACCACATCcacatacaatatgtatgtgcatacgAGTGTCTTCAATTATTTTGGCATAATGTTTGAATACTCATACGGGTATAGTATAttcgatacgatacgatgtGCTAGCCCCTCGTTAGCCACACAACAAATTCGCTTTGATGGCCGTCACACGTCACAGATAAAATAACAAAGGAATGGTATATGGTATGGCTATGACTATGGGATGTACACATTGTACATATCTTATAGGGATgctattttgttgctgtttaaATGATATATCTGCCACGATCCATCTTTTCGGCGTATGAAAATGGATTGGGTGCCTTTCAAAATGTTTGTTCGAAGATTTCCGGAAGATATTAAggaaatttataaaatttaaatcTAAAAATATCTTTGATTAATTTCTGCTATCTGCTATATCTGATTCCAATAGAAGTCAGTGCTACAAGGGTGCTATAAGATACTACTTATAAAACCAATCAAACGCGCTAGGATCTATGTATGTTACGGAATGGATTcgaaaaaaataatgataatggtctggaaaattgaaaatttgcaTCATAGAGGCCCTTGAGGAGTATCGAAAatgatatacgagtatatagtcGAACAATTTTGATTCTCGGAAAGATTCTCATGTGATTCTGAATCCCAAACATTCGTGAAAGATTCACACAAAACCGAATCATTTTCCTATTAGTCAGACACGGAATCACAGACAAAGAATATTATGACACAGATCTACgaaggaatatatatataatatataacaTCACACATAGGAAAACGGCAAGGAagtgggggcgggggagaTTCCCACGCACCTTCAATGCCCAGATAGGGGCGTGGCGAGACATTATCGAACGATCGATTTACATTGAAATCCCGCACGGATGGCTGTCGGGACGGCTCCGACTCGTCCTCGCTGGCCGCCAGCGATCTGAACTTGCTAGAGTCTACTGAAAAATCAAAAGGTGATGGTTGACCCCGGGCAGACCGGGGTGTGGCTGGGGGCGTGGAGGCCAGCAGTGAGGAGGAGGCAACCATGCTCTGCTGCAGGGGTTCCGTGGCGGTGCGGACGAGCAGCCCGATGTTGTGACCCTCCAATTGGGGGACGTGCGAGAACTTTGACTCCAGAGTTGTGGGAGGAAgtggcaatggcgatggcgaagGCGCTGGGGGCATCTTGCCAATCACCGGATTGAGCCCAAAGGGTGAGCTGGCCCGGTGCGGTGCCTCGATCAGTGGCGCCGGATACTTTCGGGAGGACAGAGGACTGGGCGATCTACTCCGCTGCCAGGTgatctccgctgccggaaggTTCAAGCGCAGAggaggcggtggaggaggtgcaggaggaggaggagaatcTGGAGCTCGCGTGGTCACAATCTCCACGAAGCTGCGCTGACGCTGCAGTTTCTCCGGCTGCTGGTTCTCGGTTCTCTCTGACTTCTCCTCCGCACTCTGGGTGTCCTCCCAGGAGATCTGGCGGGAAATGTACGGACTCCGTATCTCGTAGGTGGCCTTGTAGTTCTCCATGGGCTCGTTGTGCAGGTTGGCGATGCGCCACTGGTCCGCCTTCGTGAGCTTGCTCCAGTTGTTCGGGGAGTAGCGAAGCTCATTGCAAACCGGGCAGCAGATGCTGTGATCGCTGGTGGTGGTATCCTGATGGGAGCATTGCTCATCCTTTTCCTTATCCTCCTTCTGTTCCTCTTCCTTGTGGCACTGACTCTCTGGCTCTGCGTCTGGTTTTGCGTCCTGCTTCGTCTCTTGCTGGGGCGGTTTTCCCGTTGAGAGCTGCTCGTAGTTGGCAATCACATCGGACACATGTCGGTACTCCGCATCTTCCACATCTTCCGtatcctcctcctcatcctcgatGACAACGTGTTGAGCTTTGACCGCAGCTGGCGTCGTCATGTGTTCTACTTGCAATAGTTTCTCCAGATCCTGCTTCTGATGCTGATCCATCGCCAGATCCGGCTGGGGCTGCCCCTGTTGCTTGTCCAGTGCCAGGGCGATTCTGTGCAGGTCCTCGAGGGCTCGTTCCACAATCGGCACATTCTCGGTGATCTCTTCGTTGGCCGCCTCCGCTATGGACTCTTCTTTGGCCACGCTGCCGGGTCTTCCCGATGCACGGCAATAGATCTGACGGAGTATCGCCTGCAGAGGACTCTCCACGGCCAGAATGGGCGACTGGCGCGAGGAGAACATGTCCCACAATTCGTTGTGGCCGCTTTCTGGTTTGATCTGCAGAGATGCTGGAGCAagaggcggtggtggtggtggtggtggaggaggtggagtgGCAGTGACAGCGCCTTCGACTGTGGGCACAGGAGTGGTTTGGACACTCCGTTGCAGTGCCATCTTGGCGTTTTCCATGTAGGTATCTATCTGACGCAGGTGCTCCGCTATGGACTGCTGTATGTGGGCATACTTTGCTTCCAGCTGCGAAATCTCCACATGAGCCTCGTGTTGCTTCTCCGCCTCTGATTCCGTCGCCGTTTCCGTGCTGTAGACTCCGCCCTGGCGACGGGCTTGCTTGGCCCTGGCCACTGATTCCTCGCCGGACTTGGGCCGCATCTTGGGAGGGACTGGCattggcggcggtggtggaggtggtggagtGGGAgcactgttgctgttggttgtTGTCCTGGCCATACTGGCCTGCCGCTGGAGCAGCTTGATGCCACTGGTTGCGCTTACATAGGTGGTGCCACAGGGAGCATGGGCATTGGATGCATCCTCCATCTCCTGCTGGTCCTGCTGCAGGTAGGTGCAGGCGTCGTCGTAGATCTGCTGGGCACTCggctgaagctgaagatcGCCCGATGCCTCAACGCGGACTGGTATGATGCGAGTGGCGGCGGTACCAGCGCCCAGCTCCTGGCTCGGACTCTGACTGGGACggccggtgccggtgctggtgctggccagggccagagccatctgctgctgccgcttgaCTGCCAGGCTGTCAATTACCGCTGGTGACTTTCTTGGCAAGCCCTCGATCTGGGCGGCAGCTGCTTGGGCTTCTCTGGGTATCGGTGGCAGCGGAACGGCCTCCAAGTCCACCTCTTGGCTGGTAGCGaccttgggcttgggcttgggcttgtcCTCCTCTTCGCTATCGGCCTCGTTGTCGTAGGAGATCTTCACTTCGGTGGCTAGCTTGATGCATCTGCGCTGGACCTTCGGCACCTTCGTGGATCGTGGCTTGGGCGGCGGCAGCTCTGgagctccagctgctgccaccgTCCGCTTGCGGGAGCGTCCGCGGTCCAGGGAGTAGGCCTGTCGCTTGGGCCTTGGCCTGTAAGGAGTGATCGTGAGTGTTGTGGGCGTTGTGGGTCGCTTGTGGGCCAGCTGCTCGTAGTACTCGCATCGGGGGGCCACCAGACCCAGATCTACATCGGCTGCTTTGGTCTCCGGGGCAGAGAAGCCCTTCGCAACAGGCGTCTGGTGGTAGACCTGGGCCAACTGCAGTTCCGTGGTTCTAAGAGGTGTGATTGGACGCTCCTTGGAGCCCTCTCGTTGCCTCTGTTCGCGCACCTGCTTGGCCGTGGGTTCGATGATCATCGTCGGACTCTGGAACTTCTCGCGCAGCGCCTCAATGCTGTGCGAAGCACTAGAGGGGATGTGGCTCAGATCCGGGCTGCTTGCGGTTATTGCCACCGCTTCCGCCTCCGTAGGCGGCCAGCTGTGATCCCGCTTGAGCATATGTCGCTTGGTGGCCATGCGATTGATCTTGAGCACCGTGTCCCGGTCAATGGTGATGTCCTGCTGGTGGCTGAGGTAGTGGGTCTTGATCTggtccagcagctgctggtgcAGCGTATGATGCAGGCCATCGCCATCGCGCTGTCGCGTGCGACTCTGTCTTTCTTGGGGGTAAAAGTCTTTGGGGGCATGGTTTTTCAATCAATTAAAGTTTGCTGCACAATCAATACGGAGTCTGGACAGGGCACTGTgagtgggcgtggctgtgTTTGTTGAATGCTTTACACTGTTTAACATACTTTCTGTTTTGTGTGGACACAAGACATGCACTAAACGATACACTAAAATGGCTGGAAAGGTTTAATCTTACCGCATTTGGCTTGCTGCTCTTCCTCTTCGACAGCTCTTAGAACGGCCGAATTGGCAAGGTTCAGGGGCTTGGCGATTTGATCGTCGACTTCAATCctgaaaatattgtatttaaatatacatttttttagtaaaaataatgaataaattgCGGAAAAGTGAATTTgaataatacaatttaaattttcactGTTCTAACGGATTCCACTGCTTGGCAGTCCAAAAAGTACTGCCTTGCCGATGCAAAAGCTTTACACACAAATAGGATGCACTGCTTCCACTGCTTGCACTGCTTCAAGCTGTGCGTTTGTGcaagaaattgaaaattgttggTTCGTATCCTGCCAACGTTCATTTTATTCTCTATTTTTCGtataaattattcattttaaatatgttttttatgttaaattaaatatatgcaGTTTTTTTAAACTAATTTCCATTCAAACTATTCAAACTAATTGAGGTTTTATGATGAATTTCTGTTAAAATTAACGGGAAAACAGGAAAGTTAACATGAAAAAGCTAAATGTATAGGAAATATCTGATTGAATATGAAAAGACAAAGACCTTTTACCCTACCACGAGTTGCCATGCCTTCTGCACGGGTTTGTTTATTAATAGGGATATGCTCTGTCTCTCGTCTTATAGTTCTGCTATTCCTATGGGCATAAATTATTCCCTGTCCCAGCGTCAGAAAACTCTACCTGCCACAGCAACACCACATCCTTCTCCTGGTCTGGCATTGAAATTCGCGTGCGCGCACCTCGACCCACGCTGACCCCAAAAGAAGCGGATGGTAATCGACTCTGACAAGCACTTCGCTGCGCCAGTGGATATAAAAGCGCCTGGCAGTGTCTGCCAATGCATCCACATCCCGAACAGCGTCTTGGCTGGCAACTTGTCTTTGACCGGAACAGTCTACTCCAAAGAGCTACTTCAGAAACCCATGATGGCCGCCACCTCCACCAAGATGCAAATGCTAGTCTccgtgctcctgctgctcgtGTCCCTCTGCAGCTGGAGCCACGGGGTGCCCAGCAAGCGATCCAGCAGGCTGTGCGGCGACAAGCTGTCCGAAGCCATGGACATGATGTGCCCCAATGGGTTCAATGCCCGAATTCCCCACAAGCGCGGCTTACGTGAGTATTCCATCGAAAACTTCGACGGCAAAGGCAACTACTggctttttggttttggttttgtttcggtttcggcttCAACTCCCCTTTGCAACGATTCACATTCGCACACCTTCCCTTGCAGTGGATCTGTTCGATTACGTGGACCACATGTCCGAGCCGGCACTGGATGATGCGGACACCGCTGATGATGCGGCGGCCGTGGGTGCGGTCCTGCCCGAGGGTGTTCGGCTCCCCTGGCGGCACAACTCCCTAATGTCTACCAGGCGCCAAATGCGCGGAATTGTGAACGAATGTTGTGCCAAGTCGTGCACCATCTATGAGATCAAGGCCTACTGCAAGTGAGGGGCACACACGGAacacagcaccagcaccagcaccggaaccagcaccagcacccaCTGAAACCTGCACCAATTGAGAACTGATACAACTCCCACCCGCCCAACTAGAAGCTAAACAAATTGTTACGATATTtgatatatgtacgtgtagatagagagagactcAAATGAATATATTATGATGCTCTCAGGAGCTGTTGCAAGAAAAAGGGAATTTAAATTGGATTGGGGGACCCAAAAGCAGAAATTGGGGATTGGATGCGTCCGAGGCTGCCTTTAAAGATGGCCAAAACAAGTTGTATCTTAAAGGAAAAGATTCCGATTATTTCGTGGCTAAGAACTGTGGCTAAAACCGTCTGAAGTGGGCTTTCGAGTGTGATTATCAGGGAAACATTATTATCTTTTTTGGCAGATAACAAGCGAGATAAATGTAACGCAAGCAACAATGCAGAAAAATGTGGCAAGTAAAGTGATAAAGAAAGATGTTCAAGAATGTGTTTACGAATTAGTTGAAAGCTTCTAATCAGAGGAATGCTTCCAAAAGGGCCATTCGCAGCGAAAAACCCCATAAAGTCCACTTTTATTAAAGTTTTTACATTTGACACTAAACTCGATGATTAATCCCTCGAAAGCTAACACTCCCCTGTGGCATCGGTatcggtatctgtatctgtatctggcaTCCGTCAACTTTAATTAGTTGATTAATTCCGACTAATCACAAATATTAACAGACACTTTCATTTGCAGAGCacacaaatactcgtatttggcCCCccgaaaataaatagaaattaaTTTCGTTGATTTCTAAATAAGAtttggccaaatatttgcccaTATAATTACGAGTGAGGCGAGTACTTCGTTGAGAAAGTTATTTATGGGCAGATGAGATTTGCTGATAAATGTTTTGGCACTTTTTTAGGAAAAGGATTAATTGAGTGGTGTTtcgtgccccatgccccacgccgcATGTCCCTTGCCCCGTGAATCAGCCCCTCATGAGTGGGCAGCCAGTCAACGAGATGCATCACAACTTTTGGCTAGGCGCCTGCCTCTTGTTTGTTGATATTGTTGTTGCACTTGTTGTAACGGTGCCCAATTTGGTTCGTGTGACTCATTCGAATTGCTGACGTCTTTACTTTGCTGCCcctgtgccagtgcctgtgctgtgctgcgctGTGCTATGTGTGTTACGGGTTACATAAAAGCGTATCTTAAAGATTCACGTACATTTTGAATGGCAGTTAAATGGAAGTTGCTCCAGGGGCAGACGCAGACCCTGGCTCAGCTGTCTCTCGGCAAAAGTTTACCCTAAATGGGGGAAACACCTCACACGAGCACACGAGCCGCACGCACACGCGAATGTGTTtgaaagttttcaattttttttttggtaattaaaTTGCCAGCTACTGTtgcctgtgctgctgctgctgctactgttgctgttgcacacGTTTTGTCGCACGCATAGTCCCCGTATAACTGAAAGCCACTTAAAGTTTTTGCTCACCCGAGCAGATCTCAGCAGATCTTAGGTTGGGGTCTCCCAGGGGGGtaggtgggaggggggggtgtGCCAGGCCGGTTTATTTAAACAACAATTGCAAACAACAATGAAAGAGATAgtgttgttgcagcagcagcagccgcagcagcagcagcagccacaaataCTTGTACAATTTCAAGTCTAAAGCATCTTTGAGATACGCgtcgcagtcgctgctgctgctgctgtcgctgcatATAAAGCTTTTTGGTAATTACAATTAAACGTCAAAGCATTTAATTGTGGAGGTTGTCTCTGTGTCGCCTCTCTGAAtttgagagagggagagacacaAAAAGTTggtgtagctgtagctgtcgctgtcgctgtcgctgtttttgtctctgcctctgtcacTGGTGCAGTCGTTGCCGCGCTGCAATGAGCATGGCTATCCCCCCTCTCCACACCAAATTGATGTGTTTTGTACACCTGTTCTTGGGGGCAGGCAGACAGCATATAAGTACACGACAGAATAACAGCTAAATAGATATACAATCCGCCCAGACCCCTACCCCATACCCCAAaacccatgccccatgccccatcccCTCTCCTTTTATGGGCACTTTTCATCAGCCTTTGGCACTGGCTGATGACTGCCTTTCATCTTGTCTATAAAATTATgcatttaaatgtttaataatCATTTCAGTTCAGGGCGCCACACGCCCAAACGACTACTCACCCCTCGCCGCCGAAGGCCTTCAGCTCGCGGTTCAACGTGGCCTTGACGTTCTCCTGGGAGTAGAGGCCCATTGGGGAGTTGAACTGCTTGTGCACCAGCTTCCGTTGTAGGGCGGCCATTTTGATATCTCCTTTGCTCtggtttcttttcttttttccaacTGCTTTTCCTCTGCTGCTTGTCGCTGCTTGTTGCTGCTTGCTTCTGCTTGCTGTTTgagtttggctttggctttggcttttcttCCTCTCTtattctctttctttcttctgaTGCTGTTCGGGTTTCTTCAAAAAGTTTTTCGAAAAATAttgttgataaaaaatatttttttaaattttctgccCCAAACTCTTCTGCAGTTTTTTCTCGTAGTAAAAACTTCTGTGTGGGACTTGGATCCGCTTATCGTTTTAAGAGTGGTTTACAAGTTGTTGctctttttgttggtgttcTCTGGTTTCTGGTTGCTTGTGgctgttctgttgttgttgctgttgttgttgttggaaaaCAGAATTCCAAACACTTTTCAGTTTTCCCCCACTTCAGCTTTCAGTTTCTGTTGGACTTAATGTTAATCGTTAATTGTCGGTCGTTGTTCGTTCtgtaattgaaaatgcaaaaaagggAAACTGGATGAGTGCGGGAGCGGcaatgggaacgggaatggaaatggtatAAACAGGAATTTAATTTGTACAAAAGTTGATGGAAGGAATACAAGTTTAATCGGGGATAGTCTTTGTGAGAGAGCTGGCTGCACACAATCCATATTGTTTAATGCTCAGACTACAGGTTTGTGCATTTGCAACTTTTAATGATAATCGAACAAAGCCAGGAGCCTTACAAAGTAACTTTTCGTTCGTTTCTGATTATAGTTTCCCTTAGCCAGATATGTATGCTTTCACTTAGCACTGTTCTATAGTTGTCTTTAAGGTTCTGCGACAAGTTGCAGCTCAAAATTTGAAAGCCCAAGGGGAATATCCCAGTATACGCTCCGACAAACGGACAGAGGGACATCATTATATCGACAAAGCTATTGACACTTTCCAAGGTTGAAATGAATTCATTCTCAACATTGAAAACACCTGGCCATCAATTATATTTTCaccattcaaatatttaaatttatataagCCACAGACGTGTTGCATTTGCAGATAAATCAAGTTAATTgagagaaatatatgtataaaaaccactgtttttatttaataatatattaatatatctTAATTTGGAATCGaagtacatatgtgcatatatgtacatatgtatgtatgtatgtatgtacattgtcACATAGTCGTTTCAAGCAGACcccttacatacatatatacttgtAATCACGAAATGCTATATATTTGTTCAATGAGTTTTTTGTGGAATttgttgattgattgattgattaatgATGACAAATACAAGGAttttgaaaattgttcaacaaattgagagagagagagaaagaggggaaATCTGGTCAAGACAACTTTTCAGAGTTTTCCACCAAAACGAATACACTTTTGATAGCAGCACAAAAACACTTCAATGCCAGCACTACTATTTATACAACACAcgtaaaaaaaagaatatatacGAGGAATTGTATGCACTGGAATCATTGGATCTGTTCCGATTTTACAGCTGCTGCTCACAAATTACACAcggaaaaaaaaccaaaaaaaatcttaaagataaagatatacTATAACTATATGATTTTTTCCAATTTGCTGCGACTCACTCACTTCTGTCACATTGAGAAATGTATCTTAAACTAATTTGAGAGCACTGCTTGCTgggcaaaaaaacaaaaaggaacaaaaatatacatgtgtatatattatatgggATTTAGTGTTGTTTTTGGGGCCTAAAAATAGAGGCCAAGACAGCGgcaaaaaatattgaaatgtgctcaatttttttttgctcataCTCatattttccacacacactcgaCTCGATTCAGATGGTAtcttctctcgctctcgctctggctctggctctcaaCGTGTATGTGTACGTCTTTCGGCCCCTTTCTTTTAGCCGCACACtatctttctgtctttctatCTACATATCTGTCTGCTGTTTGCTCTATTTTGAAATTCCCGCCTTGTGTGTCACCTCAAATAAAATTAGCAGCTGTGAGGAAAAGCAAAGATATTATTGTTCAGATTTGCGTCATTTCCActgatgtacatatgtatgtacacttGTGTTCGACGGAAAATGTATCAAAATCCGCATCAGAGAtggaaaatgtatgaaaatcataatcatcatcatcaaaagagaagagaagagaagataagagagaagagaagagagacaGCAGAAGATGGAGAGTGCGAGGGAGCGGCTGATTGTTGAAAATGGTtggaaaatgcaataaaagacACTTGAAATAATCGTAATGAAGTATTTTGGTGTGTTTGCTCGTATTTTATGCGTTTTAATTgagctgcttttgcttttgcctcgGCCGCGGTTGCATGCCACGTCGTGGCAGCTGCCACACAGCTgctacggctgctgctgtggcaatCGTGGCACCCGGAAACGGCACCCAAGAATCGCACAAATTAATCaacatttaataaaatattatgcAAATTACAGCACAAAAGGCAGGAAgccagtggcaatggcagtggcagagccagagccagagccagagcggcAAGAGCTTGCCACTTGATGTCCCAATTAAAGTTTAACAcaacccgcacacacacaccagcacacag
The sequence above is a segment of the Drosophila pseudoobscura strain MV-25-SWS-2005 chromosome X, UCI_Dpse_MV25, whole genome shotgun sequence genome. Coding sequences within it:
- the LOC6900735 gene encoding death-inducer obliterator 1 isoform X7, which encodes MAALQRKLVHKQFNSPMGLYSQENVKATLNRELKAFGGEGIEVDDQIAKPLNLANSAVLRAVEEEEQQAKCDFYPQERQSRTRQRDGDGLHHTLHQQLLDQIKTHYLSHQQDITIDRDTVLKINRMATKRHMLKRDHSWPPTEAEAVAITASSPDLSHIPSSASHSIEALREKFQSPTMIIEPTAKQVREQRQREGSKERPITPLRTTELQLAQVYHQTPVAKGFSAPETKAADVDLGLVAPRCEYYEQLAHKRPTTPTTLTITPYRPRPKRQAYSLDRGRSRKRTVAAAGAPELPPPKPRSTKVPKVQRRCIKLATEVKISYDNEADSEEEDKPKPKPKVATSQEVDLEAVPLPPIPREAQAAAAQIEGLPRKSPAVIDSLAVKRQQQMALALASTSTGTGRPSQSPSQELGAGTAATRIIPVRVEASGDLQLQPSAQQIYDDACTYLQQDQQEMEDASNAHAPCGTTYVSATSGIKLLQRQASMARTTTNSNSAPTPPPPPPPPMPVPPKMRPKSGEESVARAKQARRQGGVYSTETATESEAEKQHEAHVEISQLEAKYAHIQQSIAEHLRQIDTYMENAKMALQRSVQTTPVPTVEGAVTATPPPPPPPPPPPLAPASLQIKPESGHNELWDMFSSRQSPILAVESPLQAILRQIYCRASGRPGSVAKEESIAEAANEEITENVPIVERALEDLHRIALALDKQQGQPQPDLAMDQHQKQDLEKLLQVEHMTTPAAVKAQHVVIEDEEEDTEDVEDAEYRHVSDVIANYEQLSTGKPPQQETKQDAKPDAEPESQCHKEEEQKEDKEKDEQCSHQDTTTSDHSICCPVCNELRYSPNNWSKLTKADQWRIANLHNEPMENYKATYEIRSPYISRQISWEDTQSAEEKSERTENQQPEKLQRQRSFVEIVTTRAPDSPPPPAPPPPPPLRLNLPAAEITWQRSRSPSPLSSRKYPAPLIEAPHRASSPFGLNPVIGKMPPAPSPSPLPLPPTTLESKFSHVPQLEGHNIGLLVRTATEPLQQSMVASSSLLASTPPATPRSARGQPSPFDFSVDSSKFRSLAASEDESEPSRQPSVRDFNVNRSFDNVSPRPYLGIEGYKRVAWPPASEERIIREFTPQPQTQSPAPGAGGYYPQPTAAAPQPSAVPAQGPIYNNVQPRSTPTPQPRATQPQVQAQAPQQQFQYGSTPAQGPVPSQYPDQSYPHDQQPVQYTQAQFNRQSSRELVQAPAPAAASDAYPNYQSNYQRQPSQEPLMALDNTGGGWKPIRAPLPKSHHDYTPAGGAPYQGSAPQQQQRPAYLQQPQQQQQQLPYSQDQTDQQQQQQHQVPVAFAGQDAGYRGASPGIITLRKEAPVSQQSAPVYTSQPAAVSYQGGSKLRGDLKWPPPEYKEAAARENEERRQLALGPVCRPRKVNRNNFRQDYTSFFAKHQLNNAYPSYKVPPGTQHMFA
- the LOC6900735 gene encoding bromodomain-containing protein 4 isoform X9, translating into MAALQRKLVHKQFNSPMGLYSQENVKATLNRELKAFGGEGIEVDDQIAKPLNLANSAVLRAVEEEEQQAKCDFYPQERQSRTRQRDGDGLHHTLHQQLLDQIKTHYLSHQQDITIDRDTVLKINRMATKRHMLKRDHSWPPTEAEAVAITASSPDLSHIPSSASHSIEALREKFQSPTMIIEPTAKQVREQRQREGSKERPITPLRTTELQLAQVYHQTPVAKGFSAPETKAADVDLGLVAPRCEYYEQLAHKRPTTPTTLTITPYRPRPKRQAYSLDRGRSRKRTVAAAGAPELPPPKPRSTKVPKVQRRCIKLATEVKISYDNEADSEEEDKPKPKPKVATSQEVDLEAVPLPPIPREAQAAAAQIEGLPRKSPAVIDSLAVKRQQQMALALASTSTGTGRPSQSPSQELGAGTAATRIIPVRVEASGDLQLQPSAQQIYDDACTYLQQDQQEMEDASNAHAPCGTTYVSATSGIKLLQRQASMARTTTNSNSAPTPPPPPPPPMPVPPKMRPKSGEESVARAKQARRQGGVYSTETATESEAEKQHEAHVEISQLEAKYAHIQQSIAEHLRQIDTYMENAKMALQRSVQTTPVPTVEGAVTATPPPPPPPPPPPLAPASLQIKPESGHNELWDMFSSRQSPILAVESPLQAILRQIYCRASGRPGSVAKEESIAEAANEEITENVPIVERALEDLHRIALALDKQQGQPQPDLAMDQHQKQDLEKLLQVEHMTTPAAVKAQHVVIEDEEEDTEDVEDAEYRHVSDVIANYEQLSTGKPPQQETKQDAKPDAEPESQCHKEEEQKEDKEKDEQCSHQDTTTSDHSICCPVCNELRYSPNNWSKLTKADQWRIANLHNEPMENYKATYEIRSPYISRQISWEDTQSAEEKSERTENQQPEKLQRQRSFVEIVTTRAPDSPPPPAPPPPPPLRLNLPAAEITWQRSRSPSPLSSRKYPAPLIEAPHRASSPFGLNPVIGKMPPAPSPSPLPLPPTTLESKFSHVPQLEGHNIGLLVRTATEPLQQSMVASSSLLASTPPATPRSARGQPSPFDFSVDSSKFRSLAASEDESEPSRQPSVRDFNVNRSFDNVSPRPYLGIEGYKRVAWPPASEERIIREFTPQPQTQSPAPGAGGYYPQPTAAAPQPSAVPAQPQYGSQQQPQSQSVAPQWQQQQPAASQQPAPQWQQQQQQQPSPQWQQQQYQAQPLAQAQAPYQAPAQPSYQTSPYQQAPPQQHQQQQPSYYPQQNGGSTYAQPQYNSYSQPQQQQQQLPYSQDQTDQQQQQQHQVPVAFAGQDAGYRGASPGIITLRKEAPVSQQSAPVYTSQPAAVSYQGGSKLRGDLKWPPPEYKEAAARENEERRQLALGPVCRPRKVNRNNFRQDYTSFFAKHQLNNAYPSYKVPPGTQHMFA